The Pyxidicoccus sp. MSG2 DNA segment GGTCCACGCCGCGCTCCTCGAGGGTGAAGCGTCCCTCCGCGCCCGCGTACTCGGCCTCGTGCCCCGCCAGGGCCTGGCGGGTGATGGGGCGGCCCGTGACGGCGTCGAACAGCGGCTGGAGGCGCTCGGTGTCCCCGCCGAAGAAGCAGTTTCCACTGCCCGGGGTCAGCTCCACGACGGGCTGGTCCCTCCACACCGAGACGGGGTTGAGCGCCTCGAGGAACGGCACCTGGGCGACGCTGCGCGAGAAGTCCACCAGCGTCACGCGCCACTGGGTGAGGTTCTCCGCGTGGCGCGCCAGCGGCTCCTGCGTGCCCTTGGAGCGGTAGAAGCGCACGGCCTCGGAGACCTGCGCGCGCTGCGCCCGGGGCGGCAGCGTGGTGTCCACCTCCACGCCCACCAGCGTGCCGATGAGCGGAAGCAGCTCCGGCCGCCCCCGGAAGACGAAGAAGTCCTCGTGCAGCTGTCCCACGCTGGACTCCAGCTCCTCCAGCGGCAGGGCCGTGATTTCGAGGAAGCGCTGGAGCTCGCCCAGCGTGTCCTTGTCCCGGTACAGGCCCGGCAGGCAGCTGTAGAGCAGCGCCGCGAAGTCGGTGGCCATCACGAGCCTCCGAAGAGGTTCACGGTGAGCAGCCCCTCGTGGGCCAGCTCGTGCTCCCCCATCATCACATCCGCGAACTCGCAATCCTTCATGCCCACCGGCTGGTCGGTTCGCTGCAGCCGCTTGAGGAGGATGAAGGAGACGCCCTGCACGAGGTAGAGGGCCGAATAGACTTCGCCCACGCGCACGCCCCGGCCGAAGTCCTGGTTGGAGAAGCCGAGCAGCTCGCGGAGCACGCGCTGCACGTCCTCCAGCACCCGGACCTGGCTGGACTCCGCCTTCAGGTGCACGTCCACGGTGATGTCCACGGGCACGTAGACGGGGTCCAGCACGTCCACGCCGGCCATGCGGTTGACCGGCATCCGCGCTTCCAGGTAGCGCTTGAGCTGCTCCTTCAGCTCGCTGGTGGGCGGCGGCGGCGGCACCGTTTGCGGGTTCTCCGGCGCCACGTAGACCTGCACCACCTTGTAGCCGCCGCGCAGGCCCACGCGGGCCCGGGCCTTGCCCACGCCAGCGAAGCCCTCGGCGAGCAGCTCGTGGTCCTGGAGGGTGACGGCCCGCTCCTGGGCGATGACGGAGCCCGGCCCTGACACCTTGGCTTCCTCGGTGGACTCCCGGTCCGCTCCGCCCTGGGCCGCGAAGGGGTTGGTGAGGGCCTTCACCTCGGGGACGGCGGTGATGAACACGCCGAGCGCGTCGGGCCCCACGTTGCCCTGACTCCCCAGGCCCACGCGGTAGCGCGCCTTGATTTGACTGCCCGCGGGCGGCACCGCCCCGCGCGTCCCGGTGCCGAAGACCACCGTGGTGACGTCGTTCTCGTCGATGGTGAGCGTGTAGTGGGTGTCGGCCGGACCGCTGGCGAAGAGGCTCTCCACCGGATCCCATCGCGCCCCGTCCACGCGGACCTCCAGCTCCGGCCGCGAGCGCCGCCGGTGGAAGGGCTCGTCGCGCAACAGGTGCGTGACGGGCGCGCGGGAGAGGACGAAGCGCTGGCCCGGGGTGCCGTCGCTGACGAAGAGGGGCTCGTCGTTGACCGTCTCGCCGTGGGTGGCCCGCACGTTGTTGCCCTTGAGCGCGGTGTCCGCGGGGGTGAAGGGCTCGGCCAGCGGCGGCAGCCAGCGAATCTCGTCCTGGCCCCCACCCACGTTCAGCACCTGGACCACCTGCAACATCGCCGAGCGGCGCACCCGCGTGGCACCGCTGGACAGCGTCGTCTTCTCCTCCAGGTAGACGAGGTCTCCCTCCGACAGCGCATGCAGCGTCTGGCCGAGCCGCATCGCCGTGCTGCCCGCGGGGATGGCCGGCTGCGAGGCCAGGGAGATGCTGTTGTTGCGAAGGTGCAGGGCGAAGAGCTGGGTGATTTCGAAGGTGACGTCCGGCTCGCCGGGCCGGCCCGCCGTGCGCAGGCGGTAGGGCAGGTCCGCGCCCGTCACCGTCTTGTCGGCGGTGACGTCGAAGTGGATGTGCGCGGCGGCGGCCAGCCCCGGGTCGATCTGGTAGTCGATGAGCCGCAGCAGCTCCGTCACCGAGCGGCGCTGGGTGGCCGTGCCCAGGTAGGCCTCGTTGGCCACGCGGTCCTGGTAGTAGCTCAGGATGTCCGCCACGTAGGCGAACAGCTCGATGAGCACCACGCCGAAGTCGCTCTCGCCGCGGTCTGTCCAGTTGGGCAGCCGCAGCGGGATCTGATTCAGCATCGCCTGGCGGAAGCCCTCGTAGTCCTTGGTGACGTAGTCGATGACCTGCTGCCGCCCGACGGTGGTGAGGACGGGAGGAGTCGGCGGTGCCATGTCAGATGCCTCCGAAGGTGCTGCCGGTCGGCGGCAGCACGCGGCTGCCGGATGACGCCGGGCCCGCGCCGCCGCCCAATGAGGGCACGAGGGCCATGGGGAGCGAGGGCTGCTGGAACTGCTCCTCGCCGGTGAGCCCCACGCCGTTGCGTCGGGCCTCGAAGCTCTGGGTGTAGCCGTCCACGGTGAAGGCGTGGTGCACGCGGGTGACGTAGTAGAGGCCGCTGTAGCGCTCGCCCACGCCCTTGAGCGTCACCAGCCGCCCGGAGCGCAGCACCGCGAGGTACACGCGCCCGTCGACGTCGCCCTCCACCCGCACGAACTGGCCGGCCCCGGCGAAGGCGCCGCGCAGCCGCGCCTGCAGCTCCTCCCGGGCGGCGGACGGCTGGCGGAGCAGGAACTGGCGGCCCTCGGGCTGGTCTCCCCGCAGGGCCCCCAGCGGCTGGCTCCCCAGGCTCCGCTCCGGCAGGGCCGTGAGCCGCTCCGTCTCCTCGCGCTTCTCGAGCGGGTCCACGCGGCGTACCTCCGCGCTGGTGGCCGGCGTCCCGTCCACCCGGACCTTGAGCTGGGCGACGTTGGTCTCCGCGCCGAACTCCACGGCCAGCAGCTTCTGCGGCGGCTCCTGGAGGTTGGCGCTGCGGAAGTAGCCCTTGTTGCCGCGCACGTAGCACTCGAAGCCGTTGCGCGCCGCCAGCCGCCGGAGGAAGCGGATGTCCGTCTCGCTCTGGAGGATGGTGGCGTTGGCCTCCGCGTGCTGGACGACGGTGTCCTCCACCTCGTAGGTCAGCCCGTACGAGGAGAAGATGGCCTGGGCAATCTCGTGGTCCTTCTTGTTCGCCCAGGCGAGCTGCTTCTCCTCCAGGTCCAGCTTCGCGGACAGGTCCATCCCGGAGACTTCGAGGTAGGGCTCCTGCTGCGCGCCGAAGCCCAGCTCCACGTGGGTGATGAGCCCGTCCACGAGCGTCTGCGTGTCGTCGGGGTAGCCGGCCTCCACGGAGAAGCGCTTCCACACCTGGAAGCGGGGCTCGTCCACGTAGCTCCAGGTGCCGTCGGAGCGGGACACGAGCGCCAGCCGCAGCCGGAACACGTCCGCCCCCGTCACGGACTCCTCCACCGCGAGCTGCACGATGTCGGGCACCAAGTCGTCCTGGGGCGCGCCGTCGATGGAGACGTTGACGACCTCGTTGATCACGGGCTGACCACCCGGTTGCGAGGCACCTGGATTCTCCGTCCCGGCTTCAGGAGCTCGAAGGGGTTGAGCTCCCCCGGGTTGGCGTCCAGCAGGAGCCAGTACTTCTTCGGGTCGTCGTAGAAGCGGTGGGCCAGGTGGTCCAGGCGCTCGCCCTCCAGCACCACGTGCTCGATGACGCCCGGGGAAGGCTCGAGGCGCCGCAGGGCGAGGACCCGCGGATGCTCCCCCTGGCTGTTGACGGGCTCGATGACTTCCGTCCCCGCGTAGCGAGATCCCCGGTAGAGCAAGGCGCGCCTCCTAGCCGATGTTCACCACGGCCCGGGCGAGGTCGGGCGCGTTGAGCAGGTTGAGGCCCGCGAGCAGCTCACGCTGGGCCTGGGTGAAGAGGTAGAACGGGTTGTTCCCGCCAATCACCTGCATGCTCACCCCCACGGTGACGCGGGTGGGGTTGAGGTTGGGGTTGTATTCCACCTCCTGGATGTTCAGGTCCGTGAGGCGCACGGGGTAGATGCGCTGCCGGCCCCACACGAAGATGAGCACCGGCGTGCTGGCGCGGTCCCCGAAGCCGAAGTTGGCGGACAGGCCCAGCAGGCCTCCGAAGACGGACTCGGAGCGCGGGGTAATCATCATCTCCAGCGCGGACAGCGCGGGCAGCACGCCGAACTCGCCGGCGATGGGATTGCCCGCCTCCAGGTCATCCGTGGCGTCGAACCGGATGTCCATGGTGATGGTCTCCGGCGAGCTGCTGGTGCTCTGGGCCTGGCCGAGGCTCTCGTTCTCCGGCGTGCGCTCCTCGGTGCCCCGGCGCGAGCGGGGCGACTGGATGTTGGCGCTCTTTCGCCGGGTGAGCCGCTCCGGGTTGAACTGGAACGGCACGATGAGCGGCGGGAAGGCGAGCAGGTTCGAGTCGACGAACGCGCCCTTGAGCAGCTTCGGTTGGTGGGTGAGCCCGCTGGCCATCAGCGTCCCCCTCCGCGCCGCCGGAGCGCCTCGCCCACCGCGTCCGCGAGCGCCACCGCCAGCGCCTGCTCGTCCATCCGCTGCGAGGTGACCCTCAGCGGAGGAAGGGTGAGCGTGTCGATGCGGCCCTCGCCCAGGTCCTCCCGCTCATGGCGCTCGGCCACGAGCTGGAGCGCCCGCCGGGTGACGTCCCGGGCCCGCTCGGGGCTGAGGTCGAGTCCTTCGAAGCTCACGGTGGCGCGCTCGATGACGGGCATGGCTCACAGCCTCCCCAGGTAGTGACGGGCGGCGGTCTGCCACGCGCCGGCAGGTGCGCCCTGGGGCTCCGGGCGGGCTTCCCGGCGCTCCGGCGCGCGTGGCTCCGACGACATGACGCGGACCTCCAGGTTGCCGATGACCAGCTCCCGCGCCCGGCCTCCGGGGCGGGCCCCGGGCGCCTCGGACGGCCGCGCCCGGGGTGGCACCGGCCCGGGCTGTCGGGACACCGGCACGCGGGGCTCGGCGGGCCTGGCCACGGAGGGTGCGGCGGGAGCCCTGGGTGCGACAGGAGCCTCGGGCGCCGGGGCAGGGGACGGTGCCTGCTGCGCGTGGACCGCCTCGGGCAGGGGGGGCGGGTGGCTCGCTCTCAGTCGCTGGGCGAGGTCCTTCCAGCGCTCCTTGAAGGGCGCGAGCGCGTCGCCCGTGGCGTCCGCGGTCACCGCCTGCAGGCTGCCCTGGGACATGCCCGGCGCCACGGGCGCGGCGCTTCCCCGCGGCCCCACGGAGGCCGGGCTCCCGGGCTCCGCGACGCGGATGTCCGCGTCCCGCAGCGGCGCGGTGCGGGAGGCTTTCGGTGGGCCTGCCTTGGAGCCAGGCGTGGCCGGCGGAGCCCCGGGCGTGGCCTGGCGGACGGGCGTGGCGAGCTCGTCCGGGGAGACCTTCGGCTCGGGCGTCGCGGTGACGGCGGAGTCGGAAGGGGCCTGCGGCGGCTCCGCGTCCCCCCGGGGCGCGCGGGCCTGGCCCGGACGCTGAAGCGCCGCGTCCGCGCCGACGGGCGTGGGCCGCGCCTCCGTAGCGCGTGGCGCGCGTGGCTCCATCCCCCGGGGCGCGTGTGGCTCCATCGCCCGGGCCGCAGGGGCGGGAGGGCGCTGCGCTGGCGGGGGCACCTCCGTGGACTGTACGGAGACGGACACCGACGCCGCGGGCCCGGCCGCGTCTTCCGTCTCCAACGACTCCTCCTCGACGAGGTCCAGCAGGGCGTCGCTCGACTTCGCCGGGGCGCGGGCCGGGGCGCCGAGCGCGCCCAGGGGACGTGCGCCCACCGTGACGAGCTTCTGGAGGAATCGCGTCATGACGCCTCCGCCCGCTCTCGCGCCGACAGGCCGGAGCCCACGTCCAGCGCGTCCCGCAGCAGCCGCACGTAGTGCCGGCGCCGCTCGCGCGTCAGCCCGAGAATCTCTCCGAGCGGCCAGTGGTAGTGGAAGCTCAGCAGGTGCACGGCGCGGTCGAACTCGTGGCGCTGCGAATAAAGGCTCGCCAGGAACGAGGCCGTGGCGTCGAACGTCGTCGGGAACTCCCGCCCGCACTCCGGACAGCGCGCCTCGAGCGTGTCCTCTACGCGCGGGGAGGCCTGCTCCATCGCGGCATCGAGGGCCTCGCGCGCCGCGTCGGGCAGCGCGTCCACGGCGTCCCCGCCCGGGGTGGCCTTGCCGTCGAGGTCGAGGACACACCGCGCCAGGAGCGCCCGCTCGGGGTCCTCCGCGCGGCTGGCCGCCTCCACATCCCCGAGGCCCGGCAGGCGGAAGCCCACCTCCCGCGCGGGGGAGCCCTCCAGCCGGAGCGTGTAGCGCGGGCGGCGGGGACGCTCCTCCACGGGCACCTGCCCCAGCTCGAAGTCCAGGTCCATCTTCGCGCCGCACGCCGCGTCGGGGCACACCAGGACCCGCTCCACGCGCTCGCCGAACGTCAGCCCGTGGAGTCGCAGCACCAGGAAGTCGCAGTCACCCATGGACAGCGTGCGAATCATCGCGCGGCTCGCCCGGTAGGGCCCGATGCGCTTCACGCACCGGGCCAGCAGCATGGTCAGCACACTCACCTGTGACGTCTGGGGCGGCAGCGAATAGAGCCACTCCTCATCTCCGCCCCGCAGCGGGCGGAGGACCACCTCGCGCTGGCAGCCACCCCGCCGGTCCAGCCACCCACCCGGCAGCGTGCACAGGACGCCCGAGGACATCAGGCTTCCGTGGGCTCGGTCACCGAGGTGTCGCGCTCCCAGCCCTCGTTCTCGAGCTTGATGTGCTGGATGGCCACCGCGTTGGCGCTGGCATCCAGGTCCGGGAGCGCCTGGTACTCGGAGACCCAGCAGCGGAAGAGCTTGTACGTATAAACCCGCTGCCCGGCCTCGTTGTAGACGTCGATGCTGATGTCCTTGCGGAAGTTCTTCAGCGAGCCCGCGGCATCCCCCTGGAAGTTGTGGACCAGGTTGGCCCACGCCTCGAAGGTGGGGTCGTGCGTCAGGCCCGCCTCCAGCGTGACGGCCTCGTACGAGGACTTGCCGGGGAGCTTGCGGCTGGTGCTGGGGTCACCGCCCTCGCGCCACTGGGTGACTTCGGTGGTGCGCTTGAGCGCGCTGCACTTGTTGACGCCAGCGACGTATTGCCCGTCCACCTTCACGCGGAACTTGAAGTTCCGGTACGGGTCGAAGCGGTGGGTATTGACCGTGAATTTGGCCATCGCGACTGTCCCTCACTCTCTTTCGCCTACGCTGCGGCCTGGTCCGTCTTCTGGCTGATTCTCAGCACCACGAACTCCGCGGGCCGCAGGGGAGCGAACCCCACCTGCACCGTGACGGTGCCCGCGTTGACCTGGTCCTGCGGGTTGGTGTCCCGGTCGCACTTCACGAAGAAGGCCTGCGAGGGCGTGCTGCCCTGGAAGGCCCCCGCGCGGAACTGCGTCATCATGAAGGCGCCGATGTTGAGCCGCAGGCTGGCCCAGAGGTCCTCGTCGTTGGGCTCGAACACGGCCCACTGGATGCCGTTGTAGATGCTGCGCTCCAGGAAGATGGCCAGGCGCCGGATGGGGATGTAGCGGTACTCCGGGTCGGACTGGGTGGCCAGCGTGCGAGCGCCCCAGATGACGAGGCCCGAGGCCGGGAAGAAGCGCAGCGCGTTGACGCCAATGGGGTTGAGCACGTCCTGCTCGGCGTCGCTCAGTTGCTTCAGCAACCCCACCGCGCCCAGGACGTTCGCCTCCGTGCCGGCCGGTGCCTTCCACACGCCCCGGCGCGCGTCCGTGCGCGCGTACTGCCCGGTGACGAAGCCCGAGGGCGGCACGGGGATGGGCTCCGGCGAGGCGCCGGTGGGGTCCACCATCTTCAGCCAGGGGAAGTACACCGCCCCGTAGGAGCTCTTCACCGTGAGGCTGTTCACGAACGTCTGCGCCGTCTCCTTGGTGTCGACCGTGGCCACCATGTCGCCCACGAAGAAGCAGTCCATGCGCTTCGTGCAGTAGGCCGTGCCGGCCTCCACCACCGCCTTGGAGCCGATGCCGGGCACCGCGAGGATGTTCACGTCCTGCACGCCATCCAGGAGGGGCAGGGCGTTGAGGTAGTCGTTGTCCTGGGGCGTGAGGCCGTCCTTGCCCAGGGTCACCGCCACCGTCGTGCCGCCCACCACGCCGTCCCCGAGCAGGAAGGTGCCATTGGCCGGGCGGAGTATCGCCGAGCCGGTGGTCTCCGAGCCGCCGTTGGTGGTGCCCAGCTTCAGGAGCGTGGCCGCGTTCGCCGCCGTCGGGTCGCTCGTCACCTCCACCGAGGACTGCTTGCCGGTGGAGCCCGAGGTCAGCGTGTAGACGCCCGCGGCGAAGGCGCAGGCGAAGCTGGAGAAGGCCGCCGGATTGGTGCTGGCGCGCTGGCGGCTGAGGCCCTGAACCGCGCCGCGGATGGCCAGGGCAATCTCGTTGCCCGTCGTGCATGGGTCGGCGAGGGTGATGGTCTGCGGCCCGTCACCGTCGATGTTGACCACCAGCGCGCGCTTGCCGGCCGGCAGCGACGTCGCGGCGGAGGCGCCGCTGGTGCTGGTGCCCGCCACGGTCGATTCGTTGGTCGTCTCCACCTTCACCTTGACCAGGCGGGAGCGGGCGTTGACGACGTTGTCGGCGAAGTTCGTGGCAATGGGATTGACGCTCAGGTTGTCGAAGACCTCCACGACGGCGCCGGCCTGCCGGATGGACAGCTTGAACTCGTCGCCCGAGTCCAGGGTGCCATCGGCGACGACGGCCTCGAGGTCATTGCCCCACTTGCCCGCGCTGTTGGCCGTCACCGTGAGCGTCTTCGCGGTCGTGCCCTTCCGGTCGCCGATGGCGACCTCCGCGGCCGCCGCGTCCTTGGAGACGCGCAGGATGTAGAGCCGCTTGCCCCCGTTGTTGAAGTAGTGGAGCGCGGAGTGGGCCAGGAAGCTGTCACCGAGGAAGCCGCCGTAGACGGCCTGGAACTCGATGAAGCTGGTGACCATGAGCGCCCTGTCCAGCGGCCCGCGCTCTGCCTTGCCGACAAACGCCGTGGTCGAGGTGCTCACCCCTTCGAGAGGGCGGACACCGCTGGAAACCTCTTCCACGTAGACACCTGGATGCAGCCGCTCCATAGCTATCCTCGCTTCTTGCGGTTCAGCCCAGCCTGATGAACCTGCCCCCGGCAGGCGGCGCTCTAGGTGTCGTCCCGCGGGCCCTCGCTGGCGCGCTCGACGGCAATCCACTGGCGCTTCAGCAGCGCCTCCACCCAGGTGTTGCGGTCGACCTCCAGCTCGTCGATGGGCCCGGAGGCCTCGTCGGGAGCGAGGTGGATGCTTTCGCCGCTGTTGAGGGAGACCGTGACCAGGCCGCGGGAACGATTGACGACACGTACAGGCATTGGAGATCCCCCACCTGAACTGCGCTGTCCTCGAATGGTGCCGCCCGCTCGACGTGGATGCCTTCACCCCGAGTGATGCGCGATTCAGACCATGTCCCGCATCACGAATGCAAGTGAACTCAGCAGAAATGCATTGGCTTTCATTGACACGGGAAATCAACCACCGCCATGGGACGGCGATGGCGGGTCTTCACGCCACGTTTCCAGGGGGCAGCGGCGTCGGGAAGGCGACGACGGTGGAGAGCGCCAGCGCCTGGCAGGCCTGGGCCAGCTGCTGAGCGCGCACGCCGTTCTCCAGGTCGACGTTGGTGAACGTCGCGCCGAAGGCGCTGGCCGCGAGCGCCGTCCCCGCCGGCGGCCCGGCGGTGCCCGTGCCGAAGAGCTGACCCTGGATGTACGCCGAGAGGGCGGTGGCCAGGTCCTGGCCCGCGGCGAGCGCGCTGCCCGCGTTGAACGCCGAGGCGGCCTGGGTAGCGAGCTGGCCCTTGCGAGCCTGCGCGGTGGTGCAGGGCACCAGGTTGGCCTGCGCGGTGGAGAACCACGTGGCCACCGCGTCGGCGAAGCGGTTCGCGGACTGCTGGACGTTCTCCGGAAAACTACCGCCCTTCGGGACCAGCCAGTTGAGCTCGAGCTGGCTCTTCAGCGTGGCAACCACCAGCGCCATGGTGACTCCCTTCTCCTGCCGCCCCCGACCTGCTTGCGTTGGTATGATATCACTGCGGGTGTGAGCATGAAATCATGCCTCACACATGGGCTTGGGTCGCGCGAAGGAGGCCCCATGGGCAACGTCCGGACGAAGCACGTGGTGACGCCGCACAGCAGCTCACCGTCCATCCTGCGGGCCCAGCGTCAGATTTACAGCCGGGGAAAGACGCCCATCACGGACGAGCGTGGAGGCGTCCGGTCGCTGGACGTGGCGCCCGCGGACGCCCGGACGGCCGGCCGCCACCTGGGCGAGGTGGGGGCGCGCTACGGCGACGACGGCCTGTCCCGCTCCATCCGCGGGCTGGGGGTGACGCGCGGCTGGGACTTCGCCCACGTGGCGTTGGATCATGCGCCCCAGCAGGTGCAGAGCTCCGCCGCGCGGGGAGTGCTCGGCGCGAGCGTGGAGGGCCTGGAGCCCGAGGGAGAGGTGGTGGGCGCCGGAGTGGGGCGCACCATCGGCACGGCCATCGACCGCTCCACCGCGAGCGGTGCGCTGCCGTCGGGCGCCCACGGCAGGCTGAGCGGAGCCTTCGGCCAGACGCTGTCGGGCGTGCGCGTCCACAACGACGCGGCCTCCCACCACGCGGCCCGCATGCTGGGGGCGCGCGCCTTCACCGTCGGCCAGTCCATCTACTTCGGCGAGGGGGAGTACCAACCGTCGACGAGCAGCGGGTTCCACCTGCTGGCGCACGAGACGGCGCATGCGGTGCAGCAGCAGGGCGCCTCGCGGCCCTCCACGGCCCGGCTGGGCGTCTCCGCGCCCTCCAGCGCCGAGGAGCACGAGGCCGACGGGTTCGCCGACGCCGTCTCGCGCGGCCAGGAGGCGCCCGCGGTCCAGAGCCGATCCGCGGGCATCGCCCGGGTGATGCGCGCCATCACCTTCACGCGCAGCAACGACGTGATTACCCGCAACCACCCCACCGCGCAGGAGGACACGGCGGGCGCGACGTTCCAGATTGCCCAGGGCGCGGCGGCGGCGCCGCACTTCGAATGGACCACGGACATCACCATCCACGGCAACGCGGGAGACCCGTTCGCCAACTTCGTGGTCGGCCCCCAGCAGGTCGTGCGCGACTTCTGGCTCAACATCTGGTGGGGCAGCGGCGCGAACCGGACCCACAGGACGAGCCGCGTCACCACGCCCATCCGGGACACCACGCCGGGGGGGACCACGTGGTACCACGACGCGTTTGCCTCCGGGGCCTTTGGTGCCGACGGTGACGTGCGCAGCACGCGCCTGCAGGACACGCCGGGCGTGCGGCGGCAGCCCTACACCAATCCCATCGCGGGGCGCGTGGGCAACAGTGGCTGGTTCAACTGGGGCATGGCCTTCGTCGCCTACGTGACCGCGCAGGACACCACGGCGGGCACCGGCGCGGGGGCCTTCCGGACGCTGGCGCACGTGTACTGGAACCTGAGCGTCTCGGGCACCTTCGATGGCGCGGGGGCCACGGCCGCGAGCCGCGTCACGGTCACCGGCGGCGGCCAGACGAACACCAGCCGTGTCTTCAGCGGCGCCGACAGCAACTTCCCCACGATGCACGGCGGGGCCGTCTTCAACACCCAGGCGAACGCCAACCTGACGACCACGTGACATGAGCAGCCCCGGGCCCGTGTTCCCTTCCAGGGCCGTCGGGCTCTGCCTGGTCGGATGGCTGAACCTGGAGGGGTGTACG contains these protein-coding regions:
- a CDS encoding LysM peptidoglycan-binding domain-containing protein, which translates into the protein MLYRGSRYAGTEVIEPVNSQGEHPRVLALRRLEPSPGVIEHVVLEGERLDHLAHRFYDDPKKYWLLLDANPGELNPFELLKPGRRIQVPRNRVVSP
- a CDS encoding DUF4157 domain-containing protein; this encodes MGNVRTKHVVTPHSSSPSILRAQRQIYSRGKTPITDERGGVRSLDVAPADARTAGRHLGEVGARYGDDGLSRSIRGLGVTRGWDFAHVALDHAPQQVQSSAARGVLGASVEGLEPEGEVVGAGVGRTIGTAIDRSTASGALPSGAHGRLSGAFGQTLSGVRVHNDAASHHAARMLGARAFTVGQSIYFGEGEYQPSTSSGFHLLAHETAHAVQQQGASRPSTARLGVSAPSSAEEHEADGFADAVSRGQEAPAVQSRSAGIARVMRAITFTRSNDVITRNHPTAQEDTAGATFQIAQGAAAAPHFEWTTDITIHGNAGDPFANFVVGPQQVVRDFWLNIWWGSGANRTHRTSRVTTPIRDTTPGGTTWYHDAFASGAFGADGDVRSTRLQDTPGVRRQPYTNPIAGRVGNSGWFNWGMAFVAYVTAQDTTAGTGAGAFRTLAHVYWNLSVSGTFDGAGATAASRVTVTGGGQTNTSRVFSGADSNFPTMHGGAVFNTQANANLTTT
- a CDS encoding putative baseplate assembly protein — translated: MAPPTPPVLTTVGRQQVIDYVTKDYEGFRQAMLNQIPLRLPNWTDRGESDFGVVLIELFAYVADILSYYQDRVANEAYLGTATQRRSVTELLRLIDYQIDPGLAAAAHIHFDVTADKTVTGADLPYRLRTAGRPGEPDVTFEITQLFALHLRNNSISLASQPAIPAGSTAMRLGQTLHALSEGDLVYLEEKTTLSSGATRVRRSAMLQVVQVLNVGGGQDEIRWLPPLAEPFTPADTALKGNNVRATHGETVNDEPLFVSDGTPGQRFVLSRAPVTHLLRDEPFHRRRSRPELEVRVDGARWDPVESLFASGPADTHYTLTIDENDVTTVVFGTGTRGAVPPAGSQIKARYRVGLGSQGNVGPDALGVFITAVPEVKALTNPFAAQGGADRESTEEAKVSGPGSVIAQERAVTLQDHELLAEGFAGVGKARARVGLRGGYKVVQVYVAPENPQTVPPPPPTSELKEQLKRYLEARMPVNRMAGVDVLDPVYVPVDITVDVHLKAESSQVRVLEDVQRVLRELLGFSNQDFGRGVRVGEVYSALYLVQGVSFILLKRLQRTDQPVGMKDCEFADVMMGEHELAHEGLLTVNLFGGS
- a CDS encoding phage late control D family protein; translated protein: MINEVVNVSIDGAPQDDLVPDIVQLAVEESVTGADVFRLRLALVSRSDGTWSYVDEPRFQVWKRFSVEAGYPDDTQTLVDGLITHVELGFGAQQEPYLEVSGMDLSAKLDLEEKQLAWANKKDHEIAQAIFSSYGLTYEVEDTVVQHAEANATILQSETDIRFLRRLAARNGFECYVRGNKGYFRSANLQEPPQKLLAVEFGAETNVAQLKVRVDGTPATSAEVRRVDPLEKREETERLTALPERSLGSQPLGALRGDQPEGRQFLLRQPSAAREELQARLRGAFAGAGQFVRVEGDVDGRVYLAVLRSGRLVTLKGVGERYSGLYYVTRVHHAFTVDGYTQSFEARRNGVGLTGEEQFQQPSLPMALVPSLGGGAGPASSGSRVLPPTGSTFGGI
- a CDS encoding phage tail sheath subtilisin-like domain-containing protein; protein product: MSTSTTAFVGKAERGPLDRALMVTSFIEFQAVYGGFLGDSFLAHSALHYFNNGGKRLYILRVSKDAAAAEVAIGDRKGTTAKTLTVTANSAGKWGNDLEAVVADGTLDSGDEFKLSIRQAGAVVEVFDNLSVNPIATNFADNVVNARSRLVKVKVETTNESTVAGTSTSGASAATSLPAGKRALVVNIDGDGPQTITLADPCTTGNEIALAIRGAVQGLSRQRASTNPAAFSSFACAFAAGVYTLTSGSTGKQSSVEVTSDPTAANAATLLKLGTTNGGSETTGSAILRPANGTFLLGDGVVGGTTVAVTLGKDGLTPQDNDYLNALPLLDGVQDVNILAVPGIGSKAVVEAGTAYCTKRMDCFFVGDMVATVDTKETAQTFVNSLTVKSSYGAVYFPWLKMVDPTGASPEPIPVPPSGFVTGQYARTDARRGVWKAPAGTEANVLGAVGLLKQLSDAEQDVLNPIGVNALRFFPASGLVIWGARTLATQSDPEYRYIPIRRLAIFLERSIYNGIQWAVFEPNDEDLWASLRLNIGAFMMTQFRAGAFQGSTPSQAFFVKCDRDTNPQDQVNAGTVTVQVGFAPLRPAEFVVLRISQKTDQAAA
- a CDS encoding phage tail protein, whose translation is MAKFTVNTHRFDPYRNFKFRVKVDGQYVAGVNKCSALKRTTEVTQWREGGDPSTSRKLPGKSSYEAVTLEAGLTHDPTFEAWANLVHNFQGDAAGSLKNFRKDISIDVYNEAGQRVYTYKLFRCWVSEYQALPDLDASANAVAIQHIKLENEGWERDTSVTEPTEA